In Antechinus flavipes isolate AdamAnt ecotype Samford, QLD, Australia chromosome 6, AdamAnt_v2, whole genome shotgun sequence, the sequence CTGTTCTGATTCCCAGTCATAGCTTGGAGGGTTGGGAAGAGCAGAGCTGATCTGCCAAGCCGGGCAGTCTCTGAGCATTTACTGAGCACCTGCTGTTTACCTGGCGTGCCTGGAGATACTGTAGCATCCCAGGGCCCCAGAATTCCCACATCAGACGCTTCTGGGTGACCACGAGCTGCTTTATTCCTCTAGGCCTCCATttgttcatctctaaaatggggctTAGACTCAGTGACTTTCAGGCCTCTCCAGCCTTGTGAGCCTCTGGAGGAGGAGGGTTCAGACACAGGGCACGGCTCGGGCAAAGGCAGGGAGGTGGGAGGGGAAGATCTTGTTTCCATGGAGTTTGTGGCGCCTCCAGCATGTGTGGTCCCATCCCGGTGCTCGGGACAGAGCTCGGGGGGGAGTCTGGATTGAGAGAATCCCGGGCTTGGGGGCCGCCGCTCTGGCACGGGACCAGATCCCTGGGCTCCCTCGGAAGGTGACGAGCTCCCACTGATGGCCAAGCCCTGTTTCCGGGGGAGGGGCTTGCCACCACCTTCCCATCGCGGCCCTGGGCTGGCAGGGAGAGCCTGGTGCCCCCAAGCTGGGaacggggggaggggaggaagctCCGTGCCCACAGACTCTTTTTGCTGAGGGCGAATATCCCGGGGACCTTCCCTTGGCGAAGGGCCCGCCCGGCCCAGTCCCGTTGCAGCCCCGTTCTCTGTCTCTGAAACACGGCTGAACCGTTAACGGCCTCGGTCCCAGGCGCAGACGGTGGGTCTCGAAATGAACTGGGAAGTGGGGCCCAAGAACCTCCTGGAGCCGGAGCTCCGCCATCGCCTGATCCTGCTGAGGGCGCGCGGGCCTTTCCTTCTGGCTTCTCGGGCCCTGGTCCGGGCCAACCTCACTGCACCCGGCCGGGATGCCCAGGACAGGAAGGGCTGCCGGCCCTCTGCCTCCCCTGGGGCTGGTGCTGACAGGCCGGGCCAAGGACAATAGGAAGGGAGAGGGGCCGCTTGGGCCACTCAGTCTGCGGCCTCCGAGTCCTCTGCTTCAGGAATCCGGGCCTCTGCCCGTCTCTGTTCCCAAGCCCTCGTCGTGTCCCCCGGGATCTGCTGAAGGTGCCCGTGCCAGGGACCCAGAGAATGGCGGCATGGCGGTCTTGCCTGTGCCGGAGACCCAGAGAATGCAGTCTGCCCACCTGGGACCCAGAGAATGGCGGCATGGCGGTCCTGCCCGCCCGGGACCCAGAGAATGGCGGTCCTGCAGAATGGCGGCATGGCGGTCCTGCCCGCCCGGGACCCAGAGAATGGCAGTCCTGCCCACCTGGGACCCAGAGAATGGCGGTCCTGCCCACCTGGGACCAAGCGGACGGTGGCATGATGGCCACTCCTTAGGAGCCCTTGCTGTTCCTTCCTAGCAAGAGCTTCCTCCAGGAGAGCAGAGTCTCCACAAGGGCAGGGTCTGTCTGGCTCCGCTCccggtgcctggcacacagtaggtgcttgctGAGCAGACACGTCTGTGCCCTTGTTTGAGGTGCCCGCAGACACCAttgctccctccttccctgcccaCTGTACGGGCCAGTAGGAAGCCATGCTGTCGGCTGGCTCTGTCCTCCAGGTTGGATGAGGAGCTTCCTGGGCATCTACACCTTCCCCTTTTAGACGGTGCTCCCTCTCCTTCGCTGAGATGGCTTCCCTTTGAACCTTCAGAGTCTGCTCCCTGAGATCCCCCGGGGGGGGGTGGCCCCCATGGCTCACTTCTGGGGTCTCCTCTGCTCTCCCCTTGGTCGTCTCCAAATCCGGTGGGAGACCGCCCAAAGTCTCCCGAGCTCAGTCCCGCTCGCCCCTGCCGGACAGCGCCTGTGGGAGGGCCCCGGCCCTTCCCCGTCCTGGCCGTCTCTGACACTGCCTCCTTTGTGACTTTGCAAAGCAAGTGCCCAGAACCGGACTCAAGCCTGGGGGCTTCTCGTTGCAAGCGGGCACCAGGGCCGTGGGGGGAGATCCATTTGTTCCTCCTCTGGGTGCTCGTGGGCCACGCCTGGAGTGCCTCGGTAGCGGTGACCTTGACTGGACGTCCTGCCGGGGCCGAAGGCCGTGGCTGTGCCCGGAGCCGGCTCCTCTTGGGGGGCCTGGCGCCCTTTGGCAGCCCCCATTTCTGTGGGCAGGCTCCTGGTAGGAAGACTGGTAGAGAACCCCAGGTTAGCCTGGCTAAAGCGCCCCCTTCCTGCTACAGAGAATCCTGGGGAGCGGCCGAGGGTCAGGGGGCTTAGTGCGTGCCCCTGAGGGGTCTGGGAAGGCTCCCTCTGGGCAGGGGCACG encodes:
- the LOC127540986 gene encoding uncharacterized protein LOC127540986 translates to MASYWPVQWAGKEGAMVSAGTSNKGTDVSAQQAPTVCQAPGAEPDRPCPCGDSALLEEALARKEQQGLLRSGHHATVRLVPGGQDCHSLGPGRAGPPCRHSAGPPFSGSRAGRTAMPPFSGSQVGRLHSLGLRHRQDRHAAILWVPGTGTFSRSRGTRRGLGNRDGQRPGFLKQRTRRPQTEWPKRPLSLPIVLGPACQHQPQGRQRAGSPSCPGHPGRVQ